The stretch of DNA GAACCCACCTATGCTCGGGCGCTAGGGAGAGGGCGGTCGAAGGAGGCTGAGCTGACGTGGGGTGAGCCCGCCGCCCAGGAAGCCTTCCGCAGCGGGCAGACGGTGCTCCGCCAAGAGGACGCCGGCCCGGCTGTCACCACCCGCGACCGTCGCCGCGACTATTTGGGCCTGCCGATGATGGTCGGCGGCCGCTGCGTAGGCGGACTAGTCTTCGGCCGCTTCGGCGGCCCCCCCTTCCCTGCCGAGCACATCCGGCTGGCGGAGTTCGTCGCCTGGCATGTCGGCCAGCTGCTCGAGAACCGGCGTATGGCCAGCCGGATCGCGACCCTCGAAGCCCAGCGCGAACTGGCCCGCATGCAGGATGAGTTCGTGTCCACGGTTTCCCACGAGCTGCGCACCCCGCTGGGATTCATCAAGGGCTATGTGACCACGCTGCTGCGGGACGACATCGTCTGGGAGCGCCCGGCTCAAGCCGAGTTCCTGCACATCATCGACGAGGAAGCCGATCGTCTGCGCGAACTGATCGACAACCTGTTGGACTCGTCCCGGCTGGAAAGCGGTTCGCTGGGGATGGCGGTCGAGCCGGTGCGCCTGGCCGGCCTGGCCCGTGACGCTGCGTCACGCAACCAGTCGTTGCACCCCGAGATGCCCTTCAGCCTGGAGGTCGACGCCAACCTGCCGGTGGTCATGCTGGATGCGACCCGGATCTCCCAGGTGCTGGACAACCTGCTCAACAACGCCGACAAGTATGCCCACGGCGCACCGGTCTGCTTGCGCGTCCGGCAGGTCGACCAGCAGCTGCGGCTCGAGGTCGAGGATCATGGCCCGGGCGTCCCGGCCGAACATCTGCCGCGCCTGTTCGAGCGATTCTTCCGTGTGCCCACCCACGCCGGCACTGCCCGAGGCACCGGCCTCGGCCTGTACATCTGCCGCAAGATCGTCGAAGCCCACGGCGGTGAGATCGGAGTCGAGTCCCGGGTAGGCTCCGGAACGACGTTTCACCTCCAGCTCCCGATGATCACCGCCCAGCCTGAGGAACCAGGAGGGATGGCATGAACCCAAAGATCACCATCCTGATCGTGGATGACGAGCCTCGCTACGTCAAGCTCGTCGAGATCAACTTGCAGACCGAGGGCTACCTGGTGCGCACCGCCAGCAACGGGCAAGAGGCGGTCGAGGCCGTGGCTGCTGACCAGCCGGACTTGATCCTGCTGGACGTTATGATGCCGATCATGGACGGGTTCACAGCCACGACCCGCATCCGCGAGTTCTCCAACGTGCCGATCATCCTGGTCACCGCCAAGGGCGAGGAGCGCGACCGCGTGCGGGGGTT from Anaerolineales bacterium encodes:
- a CDS encoding ATP-binding protein, with translation EPTYARALGRGRSKEAELTWGEPAAQEAFRSGQTVLRQEDAGPAVTTRDRRRDYLGLPMMVGGRCVGGLVFGRFGGPPFPAEHIRLAEFVAWHVGQLLENRRMASRIATLEAQRELARMQDEFVSTVSHELRTPLGFIKGYVTTLLRDDIVWERPAQAEFLHIIDEEADRLRELIDNLLDSSRLESGSLGMAVEPVRLAGLARDAASRNQSLHPEMPFSLEVDANLPVVMLDATRISQVLDNLLNNADKYAHGAPVCLRVRQVDQQLRLEVEDHGPGVPAEHLPRLFERFFRVPTHAGTARGTGLGLYICRKIVEAHGGEIGVESRVGSGTTFHLQLPMITAQPEEPGGMA